The following coding sequences lie in one Montipora foliosa isolate CH-2021 chromosome 11, ASM3666993v2, whole genome shotgun sequence genomic window:
- the LOC137974800 gene encoding unconventional myosin-XIX-like, protein MGVLENATITQNARKRKGSISTDVEISLSKHKKENIFDLGATDDLTSLSPLNEDTVLNVIEARFQVKTLYSWAGVPLIAVNPFQDVAELYDETILHKYRTITPTEVKEHPPHIFAVGRKAFCDLERDLDTRNQSIVISGESGAGKTWTTRRLMRFLAETAETRTEENHTVNKIEKRILDSNPILEAFGNAQTAKNKNSSRFGKFIQLQYDRSQKIVGATINTYLLEKTRVVHQAQGERKFHIFEQIAHQEGQIGKLRDDESSFGALEKTKQALEHVGIGNRLQSEIFKVLAGILELCQVQFLEESAVIRENCSTFGVDCKALSACNLLQVEDELFKKCLCSRRITTGSTREQFTKPCPAAECAERRDCMAKLIYSRLFDWIVDFINASIRAPSESKYSFIGLLDIYGFENFHSNSLEQLCINYANEKLQQHFVYHFMMTQQEEYQKEGIEWYFQDFVDNRPCLHLIEGGISVFSLMNEECRLKRELDTKSFMIRLETSLAQNSHFSCPRFKQETHQFAIHHFAGAVSYQAEGLVKKNKDFIPPEVVELLQTSRSVLIQELFQDFNNEDKKEIDKTAGNSKAGNNRRHRQATVTVVHKFKVSLDSLMSILRSTNVHYIRCVKPNSSCQPGLFDRKQVLSQLNACGVLETIRISAAGYPIRLSHQEFLKRYSIALKHLDAGTRNQMLPPQARSPKKDDGSFRCTPVERLKRRSRRRHRSSYDHSRQICCSIVEVVKLDSDESKENVQRRNCKSVKVGRTKVFLQEAAMEKLEQVRNKCLLKSVLKIQSCWRRHKRKVAKKRMAAAVMIQSVLRGWIAKRNYQKRLQAAKVIQHYFRCCLTKRREQRRFVEFSGDITADNIGNQSSPGALETPRCSLADENKGNKAPSHFVSFAKDSWFEQLATKNGNLTPHPLHSSVLARKQMTFSFVRGHNSFSPLAVLMANCNATKIPLKRSSANKQNFTIQTANRSSAILSRREIEKTPVVFHCRGTPLPHAHTRPHQATTNNTGLAGVSEMVIEDLLEKKMESKRTKGRCNGTSVSL, encoded by the exons ATGGGG GTTTTAGAGAATGCAACTATCACCCAAAATGCACGCAAAAGGAAGGGATCAATTTCTACTGATGTCGAGATTTCACTCAGTAAACATAAAAAGGAGAACATATTTGATCTTGGAGCTACTGATGACCTGACATCTCTAAGTCCTTTGAATGAAGACACAG TGCTAAATGTAATTGAAGCTCGTTTTCAAGTAAAGACCCTTTATTCATGGGCAG GTGTTCCTCTCATCGCAGTTAATCCATTCCAAGATGTAGCAGAACTTTACGATGAAACAATTCTACACAAATACAGAACAATTACTCCAACTGAAGTTAAG GAACACCCTCCCCACATATTTGCTGTTGGTCGGAAAGCTTTCTGTGACCTCGAACGAGATCTGGACACAAGAAACCAGTCCATCGTCATCAGCGGCGAAAGTGGAGCAGGAAAG ACTTGGACAACTCGACGTTTGATGCGCTTTCTGGCAGAAACAGCTGAAACCAG AACAGAGGAAAATCACACAGTGAACAAGATAGAGAAACGGATCCTTGATTCCAATCCGATTCTCGAAGCTTTTGGCAACGCTCAGACCGCAAAGAACAAAAACAGCAGTCGATTTGGCAAGTTTATCCAACTCCAGTATGATCG GAGTCAAAAAATTGTTGGCGCAACGATAAACACTTATCTTCTGGagaaaacgagagttgttcatCAAGCTCAAGGAGAAAGAAAATTCCATATTTTTGAACAG ATTGCTCATCAAGAAGGCCAAATAGGAAAGTTAAGAGACGATGAATCTTCTTTTGGGG CTctggagaaaacaaaacaagcttTGGAACACGTAGGAATCGGTAATCGTCTACAATCTGAAATATTTAAG GTTCTGGCTGGAATTCTAGAGCTTTGCCAAGTTCAATTTCTAGAGGAAAGTGCGGTTATAAGAGAAAACTGCAGCACTTTTGGAGTTGATTGTAAAG CTCTCAGCGCTTGTAATTTACTGCAAGTTGAAGATGAGTTGTTTAAAAAGTGCTTATGTTCAAGGAGAATAACAACAGGTTCAACAAGAGAACAATTCACGAAGCCATGTCCAGCTGCTGAATGCGCAGAAAGAAGAGATTGTATGGCTAAATTGATTTACTCCAG ATTGTTTGACTGGATCGTTGACTTTATAAACGCTTCAATCAGAGCGCCCTCTGAATCTAAGTACTCATTTATTG GTCTTCTCGACATCTATGGCTTTGAAAACTTTCACTCAAACAGTCTTGAACAGCTTTGTATAAATTACGCCAACGAGAAGCTACAGCAGCATTTTGTGTACCACTTTATGATGACGCAGCAG GAGGAGTATCAGAAGGAGGGTATAGAGTGGTATTTTCAGGATTTCGTTGACAATCGGCCATGCCTTCATCTCATAGAAGGAGGGATTAGCGTCTTTTCGTTGATGAACGAG GAGTGCCGCTTAAAAAGGGAATTAGACACGAAGTCTTTCATGATTCGCCTGGAAACATCATTGGCTCAAAACAGCCATTTTTCTTGTCCGAGGTTTAAACAGGAAACACACCAATTTGCCATTCATCACTTCGCTGGAGCTGTCTCTTATCAAGCAGAGGGACTcgtgaagaaaaacaaa GACTTCATTCCTCCTGAAGTAGTCGAGCTGTTGCAGACCAGTAGAAGTGTACTGATTCAAGAGCTCTTCCAAGACTTCAACAACGAGGATAAGAAAGAAATTGACAAAACG GCTGGAAATTCCAAGGCCGGAAATAACAGAAGACATCGCCAGGCCACAGTTACTGTCGTTCACAAGTTCAAG GTGTCACTTGACAGTTTGATGTCCATACTGCGCTCTACAAATGTTCATTACATACGTTGCGTCAAACCCAACAGCAGCTGCCAACCTGGTTTATTTGATAGAAAACAA GTTCTCTCTCAATTGAATGCCTGTGGTGTGTTGGAAACCATTCGAATCAGTGCTGCTGGGTATCCTATCAG GCTCTCTCATCAAGAATTTCTGAAACGATACAGCATCGCATTGAAACACCTCGACGCGGGAACGCGCAATCAAATGCTTCCTCCCCAGGCTCGCTCTCCCAAGAAAGACGACGGTTCCTTTCGGTGTACGCCGGTCGAGCGACTGAAGCGTCGGTCTCGTCGACGTCACCGAAGCAGCTACGACCACTCGAGACAAATCTGTTGTTCGATAGTGGAAGTTGTTAAGCTAGACAGTGACGAAAGCAAGGAGAATGTCCAAaggagaaattgcaaaagtGTCAAAGTTGGGAGAACGAAGGTTTTTCTCCAAGAAGCCGCG ATGGAAAAACTGGAACAGGTTCGTAATAAGTGTCTTCTCAAATCAGTGTTGAAAATTCAGAGTTGCTGGAGACGCCACAAGAGAAAAGTGGCAAAGAAACGAATGGCGGCGGCTGTGATGATACAGTCAG ttttgcgAGGATGGATAGCGAAGAGGAACTACCAGAAGAGGTTACAAGCAGCTAAAGTTATCCAACACTATTTCAGATGCTGCTTAACGAAGCGACGCGAACAGCGACGCTTTGTTGAGTTTTCTGGTGATATCACGGCCGACAACATCGGCAATCAGAGCTCTCCTGGCGCTTTGGAGACGCCCCGATGTTCTTTGGCTGACgaaaataaaggaaacaaaGCCCCTTCACATTTTGTGTCATTTGCGAAAGATTCATGGTTTGAGCAACTGGCGACGAAAAATGGCAATCTCACTCCACATCCTTTACATTCATCCGTTCTTGCTAGAAAGCAAATGACATTCAGCTTTGTTAGAGGTCATAACAGTTTTAGCCCTCTTGCAGTGTTAATGGCAAACTGCAATGCCACAAAGATTCCCTTGAAGAGGTCTTCAGCAAACAAGCAGAACTTTACAATTCAGACAGCCAACAGGTCGTCGGCAATCTTATCACGACGAGAAATTGAAAAG ACTCCAGTTGTGTTTCACTGTAGAGGCACCCCTCTTCCGCACGCTCACACAAGACCGCACCAAGCGACCACCAACAACACG GGGTTGGCTGGGGTCAGTGAGATGGTGATTGAGGATTTGCTAGAAAAGAAAATGGAGTCGAAGCGGACAAAAGGAAGATGCAACGGAACTTCAGTTTCCCTCTGA